A DNA window from Macadamia integrifolia cultivar HAES 741 chromosome 4, SCU_Mint_v3, whole genome shotgun sequence contains the following coding sequences:
- the LOC122076540 gene encoding protein EARLY FLOWERING 5-like isoform X2, translated as MFSHLGPPRRRTTAEEEERVKHPKPEDSVYYHPTLNPTGAPPPGKLPMYKSSIGPRIPMSEASSSGAASSSLSESEDVILATIPPPPPPPPLPNSSELGSGDGDLPSSLPVPPPPPKPASDLGAKLPPPPLPPPPPGPPSKEQISSHTPLAPPQPTQRPTTQPPPPGTSGSEREKNQAAASDDPETKIPGRLPQPPPLPGLPQKSVSQQKSVSHQPQVAHSNSDTSNSMGSKDASDLIPPPPPPPRPPTAVARAALMPTLQPDVLPPGISRFPPPPPPPPPSDLRPPLSGPGLPNRAASPGMIVPPIPRPPFGLPAGLPLMMRPPVPPGPVPTFQEDDQTAVRPAPPKPSYVKSAASTVVKKPLAQHTPELTAMVPASVRVRRETAVPKVKSKPPLSTGATAPRAAAPAVAGKSELVNASAAPKTQSIDDSYTAFLEDMKALGALDG; from the exons ATGTTCAG CCACTTGGGTCCTCCTCGCAGACGAACAACtgcagaggaagaggagagagtgaAACACCCAAAACCAGAA GATTCTGTTTATTATCACCCTACGTTAAATCCTACAGGGGCACCACCTCCTGGAAAGCTTCCCATGTATAAATCATCAATAG GACCTAGAATTCCTATGTCAGAAGCTTCATCAAGTGGTgcagcatcatcatcattgtcagaATCCGAGGATGTGATATTAGCGACTATACCTCCTCCTCCCCCACCTCCTCCGTTGCCGAACTCCAGTGAATTGGGGTCTGGAGATGGTGACCTACCATCATCTTTGCCTgtaccacctccacctccaaaGCCTGCTTCTGATCTTGGTGCCAAATTGCCCCCTCCACCATtgcctccaccacctccaggaCCTCCATCCAAGGAACAGATTTCCAGTCACACTCCACTGGCTCCACCTCAACCAACCCAACGACCTACTACTCAGCCACCTCCTCCAGGCACAAGTGGAagtgagagggaaaaaaatcaagctgctgcatcagatgatccagAAACTAAG ATTCCAGGCAGGCTGCCCCAACCTCCACCTCTTCCTGGGTTGCCACAGAAATCTGTTAGTCAACAGAAGTCTGTTAGTCATCAACCTCAAGTTGCTCACTCTAACTCCGATACCAGTAACAGTATGGGGAGTAAGGATGCCTCTGATTTGATTCCACCACCGCCACCTCCTCCTAGGCCACCAACTGCTGTTGCTAGGGCTGCATTGATGCCTACGTTGCAGCCTGATGTATTACCTCCGGGTATTTCACGCTtcccaccacctcctcctccacctccaccttcaGATTTGCGGCCACCACTGTCTGGCCCTGGACTTCCTAACCGAGCTGCTTCTCCTGGAATGATTGTTCCACCTATTCCAAGGCCACCTTTTGGGTTACCAGCTGGACTGCCCCTGATGATGAGACCACCAGTTCCACCTGGCCCTGTTCCTACTTTCCAGGAAGATGATCAAACTGCAGTAAGACCTGCACCACCAAAGCCATCATATGTCAAGTCAGCGGCATCAACTGTGGTGAAGAAACCATTGGCTCAGCATACCCCTGAACTTACAGCTATG GTTCCAGCATCTGTAAGAGTAAGGAGAGAGACTGCTGTTCCAaaagtgaaatcaaaaccaCCGTTGTCAACAGGAGCAACAGCGCCCCGGGCAGCAGCTCCTGCTGTTGCTGGGAAGTCGGAACTGGTGAATGCTTCAGCAGCACCAAAGACACAGAGCATTGATGATTCATACACGGCCTTTTTGGAAGACATGAAGGCCCTTGGTGCTCTTGATGGCTGA